The sequence CTTTAGGCGGACCTTATGCAGCAGTAGATAGCTTTCTCGGCTTGCAGTACTGTGCTTTGCGAACTGTAGACGCATTAGCAACAGCCCGCACTCCCGGAGTCAAGAAGTTAAACGCTATTTCTTCCTTTAGACAATGGATGAAATGGGTGTCAAATCAATCACCTTGAATCTTTTACTAGTAACCAGCTACCAGTTACCTATGACTTAGATTGGATTTTGAAATTTTCATAAATGTAGAGACGTACCACTGGTACGTCTCCCATATAACCAGTACTTGATACTTAATCTAGTTTGCTGATTGACTGAAAAAATTAGTAAATAAATGAATGTAGCTTATTTGACTTGAATATTTACAGCCTTAAGGAAATAATAATCAACGGAATCACTTGACATCCCACTTACGACGTTTTTAGAGGCTCGATTGACCCGTCGAGCCTTTTTCTTTTACTATTTACCTTATATACTTAGTTATATACGTATTAACCGAAATTCAAGTTAAGAATTTAGTAAATTTTTATTATTCAAATTAGTTTTGTACGTATTTACCTTAACTCAAGTCAGTCGAAAAAACATTAATATAGTTTATTTGCTTTGGAGTCAAATACGAGTACTCAGAATAAATCTCTAATTGCTTTACAGCATCTTTATACAAAAAAGTTATTTTGTTAATAAAAATTGGCAAAATTTGCAAATTCTTCTTGAAGTAGGGAATAAAATGTTCTGAAATGGTGTAGAAATGTATAGAATCTTTTAAAGATATAAAATATAGTCTTTTCAGATGCAAACATTTGTAGCTCCTTCAATGCAGCTATCTGTAGTACCCAATAGCCCTCAACCTCTAAAGATTGTCGCGTTAGGGGATAGTTTAGTTTATGGATTTGGCGACCCAGACGGAGGTGGCTGGGTTGAAAGATTGCGACGAAGTTGGATGTTACCCGAAAGTGCGGGTCATGTTCTTTACAATTTGGGTGTTCGAGGCGATCGCACTGTACAAGTAGCGAAAAGACTAGAAGTTGAATTTCGTCATCGGGGGGAGTTGCGAAATCGCGTTCCTGACATCATCATATTATCGGTAGGAGTAAATGATTCTGCCCGTGTAGGTCGTCTTGATGGTAAAAATTATACGAATTTTAGCAATTTTGAAGAGCAGCTTAGTTCTTTAGTGCAGCAGGCTCAACAACTTTGTCCCGTATTGTTTGTTGGTATGGTGCCGGTAAATGAGGAGAAAATGCCCTTTCTCAACTGCTTGTACTATAATCGCGATGACCAGTACCGCTACAAAGAAGCAACTCGACTTATTTGTCGAAAACAGGGCATACCTTATCTGGATATTTTTGATAAATGGATGCTACATCCAGAATCCTGGAGAGTCCAACGTTTGAGCAGTGATGGTCTTCATCCTAATACCTTAGGTTATCAAAGCCTGTTAGAAGACGTAACGAATTGGGAAGCAATTGCCCGTTTTAATTCTAAAGACCACTACCGCTTAACTTCATAGAAAATTTATAAAACTGTTTTTAAAGATATGTAGACACCGAAGCGCCGCCATCTTATTGAATCTTTCAATATGTGTGTAAGGCGTTTTTTAACGTAGATAGGACTTATAATTATTAACGCTTGGTCTTGGCTCCTAACTTATAATTTAAAATCTTAAATACAAAATCTAAAATTCTATGACTCCAACCTTATTTGGTCGCTGGCAAACTCGTTTATTATTACTCTTTACAGTAGGTTTATTCGTTAGCCTGCCATTTGCAATTGGTGTACTTGGTTCACCGGCAAGCGATGTATATTTCTGGATACTTTTTTATGTAGCGATTTTTGGTTTGGGATGGGATGTCGTATACGACCAAATACAAAAGTATCGTTGGGATAGAGATTGGCCAGCAGTCTACCAATTATTCGCGGGTATTTGGGAATTTATATTTATAGTTTGTGGAGTAAAATTTTTAGGCTTTTTACCTACACCTATTCCAAAAGAAGAACTACCTTTATTTTGGGTTTTCTTTCACTATTTCGTTGTTTGGCTTGCGGTTTTTCTTGCTTCTCAAAGCTTAATGCGAATTCTTTTTGTCCGTTGGCGCTTTTTTGGCGGACAGTGGCTCTAAAGACTTTTTGTTAATAAATAAATTTGTAGAGACGTAGTAATAAGCCACATCTCTACATTATTTATAAGGATTTCATTAGTTAAAGTGAATTAACCGTTTAAAGTATTGAAATCGTTCACATCAATCAAGGCGCTATCAACATTAATCAAAGTCGCTAAAGTTTGATTACCTTGAAGAATATTTGTATTGCTTCCACTTGCGGTGATAGTCAACATATCAAAAGTTAAATTATCAGATAAATCTAATTTATCAACACCATCTTCAAAATCGTAGATAGTATCCTTACCCATATCGGAACTTAGAACGAAAATATCGTTACCACCTTCACCGTAAAGGCGATCGTTACCAGCGCCACCGCTAATTAAATCATCATCTTCCCCAGCTTTAATAAAGTCGTTACCGCTACCACCTGTTAAAGTATCGTTTCCAGCTTTTCCGTAAAGGAAAGCACTTCCACTAAATTCAGAAGCATCAATCGTATTATTGCTATCTCCACCAGTTAAAGCGACTCGTTCGATATCTTTAAAACTATCGTTACCAGTAGCCTCGCTTTGAAGTTGATTACTGTTAATAAAGGTAAAGTTAGTATCGGCAGTTTCTCTTAGAGTATCGGTACCTTCTCCCCCATAAATAGTGTCGTCGCCTTCTCCACCATAAAGATTATCGTTGCCGCTACCACCAATCAAAGTATCGTTTCCAGCTTTACCGTAGAGGAAAGCACTTCCACTGTAAGCGGAAGCATCAATTGTATTAGCGCTATCTCCCCCAGTTAAAGCAACTCGTTCGATATTGCTAAAGCTATCTGTACCGTTACCTGTAAGTGTAGTGTTAGTAAGGTTAAAGTCAACATCGCCGGTTTCTCGCAGGGTATCGGTACCTGCTCCCCCATTTATAGAGTCGTCACCTTCTCCACCATAAAGATTATCGTTGCCGCTACCACCAATCAAAGTATCGTTTCCAGCTTTACCGTAGAGGAAAGCACTTCCACTGTAAGCGGAAGCATCAATTGTATTAGCGCTATCTCCCCCAGTTAAAGCGACTCGTTCGATATTTTCAAAAGTATCTGTACCAGTAGCAGCACTTTCAAGTTGATTATTAGTAAGGGTAAAGTTGGTATCGGCAGTTTCTCGCAGGGTATCGGTACCTGCTCCCCCGTTGATAGAATCATCCCCTTCTCCACCAGAAAGGACATCATTTCCAATACCACCAATTAAAGTATCGTTTCCAGCTTTTGCGCTTAGAGTTACTCTTCCACTGTAAGCGGAAGCATTAATTGTATTAGCGCTATCTCCCCCAGTTAAAGCGACTCGTTCGATATTTTCAAAAGTATCTGTACCAGTAGCAGCACTTTCAAGTTGATTATTAGTAAGGGTAAAGTTGGTATCGGCAGTTTCTCGCAGGGTATCGGTACCTGCTCCCCCGTTGATAGAATCATCCCCTTCTCCACCAGAAAGGACATCATTTCCAATACCACCAATTAAAGTATCGTTTCCAGCTTTTGCGCTTAGAGTTACTCTTCCACTGTAAGCGGAAGCATTAATTGTATTAGCGCTATCTCCCCCAGTTAAAGCGACTCGTTCGATATTTTCAAAAGTATCTGTACCAGTAGCAGCACTTTCAAGTTGATTATTAGTAAGGGTAAAGTTGGTATCGGCAGTTTCTCGCAAGGTGTCGGTACCTGCTCCCCCATTTATAGAATCATCCCCTTCTCCACCAGAAAGGACATCATTTCCAATACCACCCAATTAAAGTATCGTTTCCAGCTTTTGCGCTTAGAGTTACTCTTCCACTGTAAGCGGAAGCATTAATTGTATTAGCGCTATCTCCCCCAGTTAAAGCGACTCGTTCGATATTTTCAAAAGTATCTGTACCAGTAGCAGCACTTTCAAGTTGATTATTAGTAAGGGTAAAGTTGGTATCGGCAGTTTCTCGCAAGGTGTCGGTACCTGCTCCCCCATTTATAGAATCATCCCCTTCTCCACCAGAAAGGACATCGTTTCCACTACCGCCAATTAAAGTATCGTTTCCAGCTTTACCGTAGAGGAAAGCACTTCCACTGTAAGCGGAAGCATCAATTGTATTAGCGCTATCTCCCCCAGTTAAAGCGACTCGTTCGATATTTTCAAAAGTATCTATACCAGTAGCAGCACTTTCAAGTTGATTGTTAGTAAGGGTAAAGTTGGTATCGGCAGTTTCTCGCAGGGTATCGGTACCTGCTCCCCCGTTGATAGAATCATCCCCTTCTCCACCAGAAAGGACATCATTTCCAATACCACCAATTAAAGTATCGTTTCCAGCTTTTGCGCTTAGAGTTACTCTTCCACTGTAAGCGGAAGCATTAATTGTATTAGCGCTATCTCCCCCAGTTAAAGCGACTCGTTCGATATTTTCAAAAGTATCTGTACCGTTACCTGTAAGTGTAGTGTTAGTAAGGTTAAAGTCAACATCAGCCGTTTCTCGCAGGGTATCGGTACCATCTCCCCCATTTATAGAGTCGTCACCTTCTCCACCATAAAGATTATCGTTACCGCTACCGCCTAATAAAGTATCGTTTCCAGTATATCCGTAGAGGAAATCATTTCCTTCTTTACCATCGATAACGTCGTCTTCTGGACTTCCATTGAGTCTATCGTTTTCGGAAGTCCCATTAATTTCACTTCCTGCAACATCATTAAGGTTAATAGTAACGGTTGCCGGATTACTGGTATTAGTTCCGTCACTGACACTTAGTTGTAATTGGAAACTAGGGTTGTTTTCAAAATCAAGATCGTCAGCATCGTTAACAGTAATATTCCCGGTTCTCGAGTTGATTGCAAATGCATCTTTACCATCGCCGTCAACATCTAAGTTTCCGTCTATAATTTGCCAGTTTGATAAAGTATTGCTATCGGGATCTGTGGCAATTACTCGACCTACAAAAGTTCCTTTCTTGCTATTTTCGTCAATTGGAAAACTTTGGTTTGCAGTAATTCCCGGTGCTTGGCTGGCAGTATTACCAATACTATATTCGTAGGCACCAATATCAACTACACTATCAACAATCCGCTCAAACCCTTCAGCTCTTTGCTCAAAGGGAATTTGTTCGGTAGTATTACCATCCCCATCTAAGTCAAAACTATCTCCTACTAGCTTAGTATTGCTACCTGCATTAATTGCTTGGCTATCAGCTAAAAGTGCATGAGTTTGAGTGGCTCCACCATTATCTTTGAGAACATCAAGTAATGGATCGATGGGAGCAGCAGCAGTACCCACAATATCTTCATTATTTCCATTGGTAAAAGCAGCTACACCCTCGCCGTTACCAATTAGGTTGTTACCGTTGCTATTGCTCTGACCAAAAACTAAATTTTTAAAATCATCATCATTTGTATTCTTGGCAATAATGCTGTTACTGACTGTTGCAATACCAAAGTTGGCAATACCACCTCCTACTTGAGAATTAGCACCATTTCCGCTTGAATCCTCGGCTGTATTATTGGTGATAGTGCTGTTGCTTATTGTTGCTTTACCGCCTGATGCAGGATTGCGGAAGTCGTTAGGATTAATTGTATTAGCTAATCCACCACCACTTTCAGATGCAGTATTACCACTGAGAGTACTATTAATTAAAGTTAAATTATCATCATTACGAATACCAGCGCCGTTTTTAGCTTCATTGTTGCTAAAAGTACTATTAATAACTGTTGCTGACGCACCAATTGTGTTAAGAAGTCCGCCACCACCACTGGTATCACTCGTCCCGATAGAAGTGTTATCAGCTACTGTACTATCAATAATAGTGATTTCGCCGTCGTTGCGGATACCACCACCATCATCAGCAGCTTGATTATTGCGAATTACAACATTTTTCAGTGTCAGATTTTCTCGGTTCCAAATACCTGCACCATCATCATTCGCGTCATCTCCCTCTGGAGTTTGTCCACCCGTAATACTTAAACTGTCAATAGTGACATCAATTTGATTACCGCTATCGTTATTATCAATTTTGAAGATGCGAGAAGAGTTATTACCACTGATAGTAATTTGATTGGCACCTAAACCTTGAATAGTAACGGCATCTGTTACAAGTAATTCGCCGCTAGTTAAAGTAATGGTTTCTCCGCTTAAACTAGCATCGAAAGTAATTGTATCAACATCTTCAAGATTGTTAGCGTTTTCAATTGCTTGACGTAAGGAACCTTCGCCACTGTCGTTGGTGTTGGTAACAACTAGATTGTTGGCTGAAACTTCAGAAATTACTTCAATACTTCCTGACGGTAAAGTCGTTCCATCGTCACTAAAAGTCCAGTTTTCTGGATTATTAATCGTTGCTAACCAATCTTCCCGCGTACCGTTAGGTATAGCATCAAAGTCAAAATAGGCGTATTTTGCCGTATCATTCAGTAGAACTGCTGTATTCTCTGCTTCCGATAAACCAGTAATTATGTTGCCAGTACTAGCAGTATCGGCATCTTCAAAACTACCTGTATAATCAACTTGGTAAATTGCAGTAAAGTCTGAAGACAGTGGACTGTCTAAATTATTAGATTGTACTGCTGCAATTTGATCTCCCGATCCGCTTAAATTCAAGCTTCGTGAAACGTTTTCCCAAGTAAAATCACTTGATTGTTCCGTGCTACGAATAACCGTACCTGCGGCAATATCATTATCTACAGTAAATTTTTTTGTTCCTTCAGTATCTCGAAATTCGTTACCTTTCCAACCACTATCAGTGAAGTAGATTTCAGTACCTGCACTCAAATCAACCAAGGGAACAAAGGAGAAAGAATCAGGAGAACCATTGGTGATATATCCAACAATTGCGATATCGCCGGGATTGAGAACTGTAGCTGCCATATGAGTTTATTTTTTAATTAAGATGAACAAAAATTTTCTTTTCAAGCAATACTTTTCAGATAAAGCTAGATTTGAATAAGGGTTATATCTGTTAAAAAAATAACTTGTTTGTCCGATTAATTTCATCGAGAAATACTCTGAATTATCTTGAGAAAAAGATAAAGATTCTATGTGGTGCTAGTAAGTCATGCAGTCAGCCATATTGATATATAAAATTTCTTCTTTGTATAGCCGAAAAAAGTTACAAGAAAAGCATTCTTCTTGTAAACAGTCGTATCATTATTCCCCATCTCTAAATTTTTATTGCAAGCATATTAATAAAGCTTGGTAGAAGGTGGATGAAACGTAAACCCAACCAAATCTACAGACAAATTATACGATAGCTAACACAGCCATTAATTGCATCAGTTTTAATGTATATCAAGGTATCGCTTTCCAGATATACATCTTCAATAGTGCCCAATCTTATATTCCGAAAAAATATTGCTAAAAAATGATTGCTAATTGATAATAACTTCATTAGCTTTTAGCTTTAGACTATTAGCAATTATCAATTTATAAGCCGAATCTGGCTTCACCTATGAAGGATAAAAATAATGGATAAGCAATTTAAGAATAGGCAGTTTGCCCCTAAGTGCAAGCGTTTGATTCGTTATAGCTTGCTTAGTTTGTATGCAATGGTTGCTTTTAATACTAATAGCGCTATTGCTGCACCCGTTGGGAAATTGCAAGATTGGCGATTTTCTTCTCAAGATTCTCAGCTAGAAATCTCTCTCTCAGTACCATCTCGTCCCTTAATTTTAGGAAGCAGAAATCTTTTACCACCAGAATCTCAATCTGTTGGAGGTGAGCTACCAGCAAATGCTATAAGCCAGCTACCACCGGGCGCTTACTCTCCATTACAGTCACCTGAGTTATCTCCATATATTCCACAACCACCAGGTGCTATAACACCCTCACAACCATCGGCTCCTCTTCCACCAGGTATTTATAACAATCCCTCACCACTTTCACCAGGTATTTATAATAATCCTTCTCTTCCGCCTGGTACTTATAACAATCCTTCACAACTTCCACCAGGAGTGAATATACCGTTACCTTCTATCCGCTCCCCTTTACCATTAACACCTATGAATAATGGAAATACGGGGCAACCAACTGTGAGCGTGCCACCGATTACAAGCACCTATTCATCTCCAGCAATACCAGATTCAGTTCTTCCACCTGCAAGATTTCCTTCACCATCGGGAAAAGTAAATTCTCCCCCTTCTCTTTTTCCTACTCCACCAGCTAATCTTCCAAGAATTAACACACCTTCTAATTCAGTAAATCCAAACGAATCCGGAGTTATTGAGTTTGGACAACCTTTTCCTAATCCTAGAAGATAACAATTGGGCATAAAATATGGCGATTTTCAACCGATGAAAATACAAAACTGATTTGTGATTTACTAAATAATATTTTTTGCAGCAAAAAAATGTAGAGATGCGATACAAAATAATCACATCTCTACATTCATTTTTGCAATACCTATAGTTAAAGTTTCAAAGAGAAATTAAGGAATTATTCTCTAGAATCGTTCCGTCTCTCCTGGTAAATTTATAGCCCCTTCATCCGTATTGAAGAAATTTTTCGCCGCATCATTTTGATAAATGCATTTAATGTCAAGTTCTTTACTATCTAATCTGCCTGTAAAACCAAAGGTATTTAAACGGTTTTTACAATCTCTGACTTGATCTGATGTAACTAGATTTCTTTGCCTTAAAATCTCCCAGTTACTTTGACGCAAAACACATCCAGGGCGCATACTGGGTTGAGAAACATAAACATTAAAGGGGTTGAGGGTTACAAACAGTCTAGTATCCATCACCATTGCACTAGCCCCATACTGAACGCAAACCTCTGGATTTGGCGCTTTCGTATCAATATATTCGCGAGAAGCTACATTAGACGGCGACAAAGTTGCCGAAGAACTAAAAGCGATACCAATACCAATACCTAAAATAAATATGCCCCCCAGAATGGCAATGGTTGTGAAATTA comes from Rivularia sp. PCC 7116 and encodes:
- a CDS encoding DUF3172 domain-containing protein; the encoded protein is MKRKYNSRSANTSSRGSNPVSSVFNFTTIAILGGIFILGIGIGIAFSSSATLSPSNVASREYIDTKAPNPEVCVQYGASAMVMDTRLFVTLNPFNVYVSQPSMRPGCVLRQSNWEILRQRNLVTSDQVRDCKNRLNTFGFTGRLDSKELDIKCIYQNDAAKNFFNTDEGAINLPGETERF
- a CDS encoding GDSL-type esterase/lipase family protein, which codes for MQTFVAPSMQLSVVPNSPQPLKIVALGDSLVYGFGDPDGGGWVERLRRSWMLPESAGHVLYNLGVRGDRTVQVAKRLEVEFRHRGELRNRVPDIIILSVGVNDSARVGRLDGKNYTNFSNFEEQLSSLVQQAQQLCPVLFVGMVPVNEEKMPFLNCLYYNRDDQYRYKEATRLICRKQGIPYLDIFDKWMLHPESWRVQRLSSDGLHPNTLGYQSLLEDVTNWEAIARFNSKDHYRLTS
- a CDS encoding calcium-binding protein, with the translated sequence MGGIGNDVLSGGEGDDSINGGAGTDTLRETADTNFTLTNNQLESAATGTDTFENIERVALTGGDSANTINASAYSGRVTLSAKAGNDTLIGGIGNDVLSGGEGDDSINGGAGTDTLRETADTNFTLTNNQLESAATGTDTFENIERVALTGGDSANTINASAYSGRVTLSAKAGNDTLIGGIGNDVLSGGEGDDSINGGAGTDTLRETADTNFTLTNNQLESAATGTDTFENIERVALTGGDSANTIDASAYSGSAFLYGKAGNDTLIGGSGNDNLYGGEGDDSINGGAGTDTLRETGDVDFNLTNTTLTGNGTDSFSNIERVALTGGDSANTIDASAYSGSAFLYGKAGNDTLIGGSGNDNLYGGEGDDTIYGGEGTDTLRETADTNFTFINSNQLQSEATGNDSFKDIERVALTGGDSNNTIDASEFSGSAFLYGKAGNDTLTGGSGNDFIKAGEDDDLISGGAGNDRLYGEGGNDIFVLSSDMGKDTIYDFEDGVDKLDLSDNLTFDMLTITASGSNTNILQGNQTLATLINVDSALIDVNDFNTLNG
- a CDS encoding S-layer family protein; its protein translation is MAATVLNPGDIAIVGYITNGSPDSFSFVPLVDLSAGTEIYFTDSGWKGNEFRDTEGTKKFTVDNDIAAGTVIRSTEQSSDFTWENVSRSLNLSGSGDQIAAVQSNNLDSPLSSDFTAIYQVDYTGSFEDADTASTGNIITGLSEAENTAVLLNDTAKYAYFDFDAIPNGTREDWLATINNPENWTFSDDGTTLPSGSIEVISEVSANNLVVTNTNDSGEGSLRQAIENANNLEDVDTITFDASLSGETITLTSGELLVTDAVTIQGLGANQITISGNNSSRIFKIDNNDSGNQIDVTIDSLSITGGQTPEGDDANDDGAGIWNRENLTLKNVVIRNNQAADDGGGIRNDGEITIIDSTVADNTSIGTSDTSGGGGLLNTIGASATVINSTFSNNEAKNGAGIRNDDNLTLINSTLSGNTASESGGGLANTINPNDFRNPASGGKATISNSTITNNTAEDSSGNGANSQVGGGIANFGIATVSNSIIAKNTNDDDFKNLVFGQSNSNGNNLIGNGEGVAAFTNGNNEDIVGTAAAPIDPLLDVLKDNGGATQTHALLADSQAINAGSNTKLVGDSFDLDGDGNTTEQIPFEQRAEGFERIVDSVVDIGAYEYSIGNTASQAPGITANQSFPIDENSKKGTFVGRVIATDPDSNTLSNWQIIDGNLDVDGDGKDAFAINSRTGNITVNDADDLDFENNPSFQLQLSVSDGTNTSNPATVTINLNDVAGSEINGTSENDRLNGSPEDDVIDGKEGNDFLYGYTGNDTLLGGSGNDNLYGGEGDDSINGGDGTDTLRETADVDFNLTNTTLTGNGTDTFENIERVALTGGDSANTINASAYSGRVTLSAKAGNDTLIGGIGNDVLSGGEGDDSINGGAGTDTLRETADTNFTLTNNQLESAATGIDTFENIERVALTGGDSANTIDASAYSGSAFLYGKAGNDTLIGGSGNDVLSGGEGDDSINGGAGTDTLRETADTNFTLTNNQLESAATGTDTFENIERVALTGGDSANTINASAYSGRVTLSAKAGNDTLIGWYWK